Proteins encoded within one genomic window of uncultured Sphingopyxis sp.:
- a CDS encoding DUF4403 family protein translates to MRISRLAALLSLGLLAACDRRVEVEAPPRATEKAPSPTQVSLIAVPIEAGTASLKQALERAVPRTLWTIDRRERACVRPQRVEVFGRKVKVTPPIACTITGRVTRGALRLRGEGDEFVVDVPLHARISARDVGGVLKGETATGAAMAHARIRIELTPDWRTRGKARVTYGWTRAPGIDFLGKRITFTDEADEKLKPVVASVEREVAREIAKIDIRGQAADVWRQAFTSLELNRENPPVWMRVTPQRLLYGGYRLDGQRIRIDLGLEAVTESFVSERPPDPAPTPLPRLVRETPRPHLDVRVPVIADYAQLQPVIDRALAKRATRPFVLPKLGAMDVRFGKSTLYGVPGGRVAVGVDVEARLRARGGAPTRGRIWMTAVPVNEPGSAKVRFTGLEVNGDTDGVGGDLLILLGRSEGFAPLIADALTQNFTRDLNELQGKIRRAVDQRREGAFVIRTRIDGFETGAIKAYGDGLYLPVRMIGAASVDYRPAK, encoded by the coding sequence ATGCGTATCTCGAGGCTTGCCGCACTGCTTTCGCTGGGATTGCTCGCCGCCTGCGATCGCCGGGTCGAAGTCGAAGCGCCGCCGCGCGCGACCGAAAAAGCCCCCTCCCCGACGCAGGTTTCGCTGATCGCGGTGCCGATCGAGGCCGGCACGGCTTCGCTCAAGCAGGCGCTCGAACGCGCGGTGCCGCGAACCTTGTGGACGATCGACCGGCGCGAGCGCGCCTGCGTCAGGCCGCAGCGGGTCGAGGTCTTCGGCCGAAAGGTCAAGGTCACCCCGCCGATCGCCTGCACGATCACCGGACGAGTGACGCGCGGGGCCCTGCGGCTGCGCGGCGAGGGCGATGAGTTCGTCGTCGACGTGCCGCTCCATGCCCGGATCAGCGCACGCGACGTCGGCGGGGTGCTGAAGGGCGAGACCGCGACCGGCGCGGCGATGGCGCATGCGCGCATCCGCATCGAGCTGACGCCCGACTGGCGCACGCGGGGCAAGGCGCGCGTCACCTATGGCTGGACGCGGGCGCCGGGGATCGACTTTCTGGGCAAGCGGATCACCTTCACCGACGAGGCCGACGAGAAGCTGAAACCCGTGGTGGCGAGCGTCGAGCGCGAGGTGGCGCGCGAGATCGCGAAGATCGACATCCGCGGGCAGGCGGCCGACGTCTGGCGTCAGGCCTTCACCTCGCTCGAACTCAACCGCGAAAATCCGCCGGTGTGGATGCGCGTCACACCGCAACGCCTTCTCTACGGCGGCTACCGGCTCGACGGGCAGCGGATTCGTATCGACCTGGGGCTCGAGGCCGTCACCGAAAGCTTCGTTTCGGAACGCCCGCCCGATCCCGCACCCACGCCGCTCCCCCGTCTCGTCCGCGAGACGCCGCGGCCGCATCTCGACGTGCGCGTTCCCGTGATCGCCGACTATGCGCAGTTGCAACCGGTCATCGACCGCGCGCTCGCCAAGCGGGCGACGCGGCCCTTCGTACTGCCGAAGCTCGGCGCGATGGATGTGCGTTTCGGCAAGTCGACCCTCTATGGCGTCCCCGGCGGGCGGGTCGCGGTCGGCGTCGATGTCGAGGCGCGGCTGCGCGCGCGCGGCGGCGCGCCGACCCGCGGCCGCATCTGGATGACCGCGGTGCCGGTGAACGAGCCCGGATCGGCGAAAGTCCGCTTCACCGGCCTCGAGGTTAATGGCGACACCGACGGCGTCGGCGGCGACCTGCTCATCCTGCTCGGTCGCAGCGAGGGGTTCGCGCCGCTGATCGCCGATGCGCTGACGCAGAATTTCACCCGCGACCTGAACGAGTTGCAAGGCAAGATCAGACGCGCGGTGGACCAGCGCCGCGAGGGCGCCTTCGTCATCCGCACGCGCATCGACGGCTTCGAAACCGGCGCGATCAAGGCCTATGGCGATGGGCTCTATCTGCCGGTGCGGATGATCGGCGCGGCGAGCGTCGATTATCGTCCGGCGAAATGA
- a CDS encoding inorganic phosphate transporter: MHELAFPLLAGLILLALAFDFLNGLHDAANSIATVVATRLLRPVQAVLFAAFFNFAAYFLSLAFPALHKVAETIGAGLIDKDLVTPAVVFGALVGAMFWNIVTWLKGIPSSSSHALVGGIVGAGVAHAGFEGIQWAGLNKTVIAIFLSPMLGMLLAMLVMLVSSWALRRATAKFAETTFRYLHLLSSAAYSLSHGLNDAQKTMGIIAVLLYSTGYLSGEFHVPHWVAFACYIAIALGTLSGGWKIIETMGGRITKLSHHQGFAASTGGSIMVFTASLLGIPVSTTHTITGSIIGAGVARRASAVRWGVAGNVVAAWFITIPASAVVAAAFYAITRLF; this comes from the coding sequence ATGCACGAACTCGCTTTCCCGCTCCTCGCCGGCCTCATCCTCCTCGCGCTGGCGTTCGACTTTCTGAACGGGCTGCACGATGCCGCGAACAGCATCGCGACGGTGGTCGCGACGCGTCTGCTGCGCCCGGTGCAGGCGGTGCTGTTCGCCGCCTTCTTCAACTTCGCCGCCTATTTCCTCAGCCTGGCCTTCCCGGCGCTGCACAAGGTGGCGGAGACGATCGGCGCGGGCCTGATCGACAAGGATCTGGTGACCCCGGCGGTCGTGTTCGGCGCGCTCGTCGGCGCGATGTTCTGGAACATCGTCACTTGGCTCAAGGGCATACCCTCCTCGTCCAGCCATGCGCTGGTCGGCGGGATCGTCGGCGCGGGGGTCGCGCATGCCGGGTTCGAAGGTATCCAGTGGGCCGGTCTCAACAAGACGGTGATCGCGATCTTCCTGTCGCCGATGCTCGGCATGCTGCTCGCGATGCTGGTCATGCTCGTCAGCAGTTGGGCACTTCGCCGCGCCACCGCCAAATTCGCCGAAACGACCTTCCGCTACCTCCATCTCCTTTCCTCGGCCGCCTATTCGCTCAGCCACGGGCTCAACGACGCGCAGAAGACGATGGGGATCATCGCGGTCCTCCTCTATTCGACCGGCTATCTGTCGGGCGAATTCCATGTGCCGCACTGGGTCGCCTTCGCCTGCTACATCGCGATCGCCTTGGGCACGCTGTCGGGCGGATGGAAGATCATCGAGACGATGGGCGGCCGCATCACCAAGCTGTCGCACCATCAGGGCTTCGCCGCCTCGACCGGCGGGTCGATCATGGTCTTCACCGCGAGCCTGCTCGGCATTCCGGTATCGACCACGCACACGATCACCGGCAGCATCATCGGCGCCGGCGTCGCGCGCCGTGCGAGCGCGGTGCGCTGGGGCGTCGCGGGCAACGTCGTCGCGGCCTGGTTCATCACCATCCCGGCGAGCGCGGTCGTCGCGGCCGCCTTCTACGCGATCACGCGTCTGTTCTGA
- a CDS encoding DUF47 family protein, whose protein sequence is MRQIAVLPYRFGGPAQDGPTEILLITSRETKRWVVPKGNPLNGMARHAAAAIEAEEEAGVIGAVCPTPIGSYEYRKRRANGASIMYNVEVFPLAVTNELDEWKEMDERERKWFPFREAAKAVDEADLQALIRSFGDGGFRAVAQPRDVVQNISEKTGVSRMFAWFQRLLPRQGNFFELFESHAATLVAGANALSRMLQGGEGMEDHVQEIIEREHDADAITREVLQTVRRTFLTPFDRSAITDLIASMDDAIDEMQKTAGAVDLYDVTEFEPEMRDIAGIIVDAARLTAEALPLLRNIGANGPRLHELTERLVRMEGHADEIHAAGLKRLFREHGEANPTRFLIARELFRHLERVTDSFEDVANEIDGLVIDHA, encoded by the coding sequence GTGCGCCAGATCGCGGTCCTTCCCTATCGATTCGGCGGCCCGGCGCAGGACGGCCCGACCGAAATCCTGCTGATCACCTCGCGCGAAACGAAACGCTGGGTGGTGCCGAAGGGCAATCCGCTGAACGGAATGGCGCGCCACGCGGCCGCCGCGATCGAGGCCGAGGAGGAGGCGGGCGTCATCGGCGCGGTGTGCCCGACGCCGATCGGCAGCTATGAATATAGGAAGCGCCGGGCGAACGGCGCGTCGATCATGTACAATGTCGAGGTTTTTCCGCTTGCGGTGACCAACGAGCTCGACGAGTGGAAGGAAATGGACGAGCGGGAACGCAAATGGTTCCCGTTCCGCGAAGCCGCGAAGGCGGTCGACGAAGCCGATTTGCAGGCATTGATCCGCTCGTTCGGCGACGGGGGGTTCCGCGCCGTCGCGCAGCCGCGCGACGTGGTCCAGAATATAAGCGAAAAGACAGGGGTAAGCCGGATGTTCGCATGGTTTCAGCGTTTGCTGCCGCGACAGGGAAATTTCTTCGAGCTGTTCGAAAGCCACGCCGCGACGCTCGTCGCCGGGGCCAACGCGCTGTCACGGATGCTGCAGGGCGGGGAGGGCATGGAAGATCATGTCCAGGAAATCATCGAGCGCGAGCATGATGCCGATGCGATTACGCGCGAAGTGCTGCAGACCGTCCGCCGCACCTTCCTGACCCCGTTCGACCGCAGTGCGATCACCGACCTCATCGCCTCGATGGACGATGCGATCGACGAGATGCAGAAGACCGCGGGCGCGGTCGACCTCTACGACGTCACCGAGTTCGAGCCCGAGATGCGCGACATCGCCGGCATCATCGTCGATGCCGCGCGGCTGACGGCGGAAGCACTGCCGCTGCTCCGCAACATCGGCGCCAACGGCCCGCGCCTCCACGAACTCACCGAGCGGCTGGTGCGGATGGAGGGCCATGCCGACGAGATTCACGCGGCGGGGCTCAAGCGCCTGTTCCGTGAGCATGGCGAGGCGAACCCGACCCGCTTCCTGATCGCGCGCGAGCTCTTCCGCCATCTCGAACGCGTCACCGACAGCTTCGAGGATGTCGCGAACGAAATCGACGGCCTGGTCATCGACCACGCATAA
- a CDS encoding NAD(P)/FAD-dependent oxidoreductase: MERPVDAKAAPVDQDVLIVGAGISGIGMAVHLQMNCPDRSFALVERREQLGGTWDLFRYPGIRSDSDMHTLGFIFEPWKHEKSIADGPAILEYLNRIVDERHIRERIRFDRKVVGADWDSAAARWTVTMEDSKGATSTTTARWLYLGSGYYDYDEPFDAGFAGREDFQGQIIHPQFWPKDLDYQGKKVVVIGSGATAVTIVPSMKGAAHVTMLQRTPTWYFIRPAKDGFANFLRKFLPEELAYKITRFKNVRLQDIAFRRAREKPEKVKEFLTKKLKESLGDHYDAEAFTPPYNPWEQRLCLVPDADFFEAMKAGEASVVTDHIEKFDSTGIQLKSGKHLDADIIITATGLKLAVAGKIPVRVDGEPVNWHDHYYYKACMFSNVPNFSAVFGYLNASWTLRADIVSEYVCRVLNHMRDTGTTVATPALADPASLEEENVFDFSSGYIQRSLHIMPKSTASLPWRLSQNYVQDRVDMRTGAIADGVLTFSNADATVAAAPAELEAAE, translated from the coding sequence ATGGAACGCCCCGTGGACGCGAAGGCTGCACCGGTCGATCAGGACGTGCTGATCGTCGGCGCCGGCATTTCGGGCATCGGCATGGCCGTGCATCTCCAGATGAATTGCCCCGACCGCAGCTTCGCGCTGGTCGAGCGCCGCGAGCAGCTTGGCGGCACCTGGGACCTGTTCCGCTACCCCGGCATCCGTTCGGACAGCGACATGCACACGCTCGGCTTCATCTTCGAACCCTGGAAGCACGAGAAATCGATCGCCGACGGCCCGGCGATCCTCGAATATCTGAACCGCATCGTCGACGAGCGCCATATCCGCGAGCGTATCCGCTTCGACCGCAAGGTCGTCGGCGCCGACTGGGACAGTGCTGCGGCGCGCTGGACGGTGACGATGGAGGACAGCAAGGGTGCGACTTCGACGACCACCGCGCGCTGGCTCTACCTCGGCTCGGGCTATTATGATTATGACGAGCCCTTCGATGCCGGGTTCGCGGGGCGCGAGGATTTCCAGGGGCAGATCATCCACCCGCAATTCTGGCCCAAGGACCTCGATTACCAGGGCAAGAAGGTCGTCGTGATCGGATCGGGCGCGACCGCGGTCACCATCGTGCCGTCGATGAAGGGAGCGGCGCACGTCACGATGCTCCAGCGCACCCCGACCTGGTATTTCATCCGCCCGGCCAAGGACGGCTTCGCCAATTTCCTGCGCAAATTCCTGCCCGAAGAGCTCGCCTACAAAATCACGCGCTTCAAGAATGTCCGGTTGCAGGACATCGCCTTCCGCCGCGCGCGCGAGAAGCCCGAGAAGGTCAAGGAGTTCCTGACCAAGAAGCTGAAGGAAAGCCTTGGCGACCATTATGACGCCGAAGCCTTCACCCCGCCCTACAATCCGTGGGAGCAGCGGCTGTGCCTCGTTCCCGACGCCGATTTCTTCGAAGCGATGAAGGCAGGCGAGGCATCGGTCGTCACCGATCATATCGAGAAGTTCGACAGCACGGGCATCCAGCTCAAGTCGGGCAAACATCTCGACGCCGACATCATCATCACCGCGACGGGGCTGAAGCTCGCGGTCGCAGGCAAGATTCCGGTGCGTGTCGACGGCGAGCCCGTCAACTGGCACGATCATTATTATTACAAGGCGTGCATGTTCTCGAACGTCCCGAATTTCTCGGCGGTGTTCGGATATCTCAACGCGAGCTGGACGCTGCGCGCCGATATCGTGTCCGAATATGTCTGCCGCGTGCTCAATCATATGCGCGATACGGGAACGACGGTCGCGACCCCGGCGCTCGCCGATCCGGCGAGCCTCGAAGAGGAAAATGTCTTCGACTTCTCGTCAGGCTATATCCAGCGGTCGCTGCACATCATGCCCAAGAGCACGGCGTCGCTGCCATGGCGGCTCAGCCAGAATTATGTGCAGGACCGCGTCGACATGCGCACCGGGGCGATTGCCGACGGCGTGCTGACGTTCAGCAACGCGGACGCGACCGTAGCGGCAGCGCCCGCGGAACTCGAAGCGGCGGAATAA
- a CDS encoding DUF3008 family protein — protein sequence MPAKSKAQQKAAGAALSAKRGDTPKSKLKGASKQMVDSMTEKQLEDFAKGSTKGKPEHAD from the coding sequence ATGCCAGCCAAATCGAAAGCCCAGCAGAAAGCCGCCGGCGCCGCGCTCAGCGCCAAGCGCGGCGACACGCCCAAGTCGAAACTGAAAGGCGCGTCGAAACAGATGGTCGACAGCATGACCGAAAAACAGCTCGAGGATTTCGCCAAGGGCTCGACCAAGGGCAAGCCCGAGCACGCGGATTGA
- a CDS encoding SDR family oxidoreductase encodes MAKRPKAGKVGESAKEKKGKRSAAAKLRREVGSGKTIAQPPSDRESDLDRAPKWQPRYPGSGRLDGKVAIVTGGDSGIGRAVCALFAREGADIAVVYLENRADAVETAAIVEAEGRRAIAIKADVGKPKAGEKIVAQTVEKLGRLDILINNAGEQHPAADIRDIGEDQLQRTFATNIFGMFYLVQAALPHLKKGAAIVNCTSVTMYQGSKGLLDYSATKGAITAFTRSLSENLVEKGIRVNGVAPGPIWTPLNPRGGAPAEKVATFGESTPMKRPGEPNEVAPCFLFLACDDSSYMSGQVLHPNGGTIVNG; translated from the coding sequence ATGGCGAAGCGGCCCAAAGCCGGCAAGGTCGGCGAAAGCGCGAAGGAAAAGAAGGGCAAGCGGAGCGCGGCGGCCAAGCTGCGCCGCGAAGTCGGGAGCGGCAAGACGATAGCCCAGCCGCCGTCGGACCGCGAATCCGACCTCGACCGCGCCCCGAAATGGCAGCCGCGCTACCCGGGGTCGGGGCGGCTCGACGGCAAGGTGGCGATCGTCACCGGCGGCGACAGCGGCATCGGCCGCGCGGTCTGCGCGCTCTTCGCGCGCGAGGGCGCCGACATCGCGGTCGTCTATCTCGAGAACCGAGCCGACGCGGTCGAAACCGCCGCAATCGTTGAGGCCGAAGGGCGGCGGGCGATTGCGATCAAGGCCGATGTCGGCAAGCCGAAGGCGGGCGAAAAGATCGTCGCGCAGACGGTCGAGAAGCTCGGTCGCCTCGACATTCTCATCAACAATGCCGGCGAGCAGCATCCGGCGGCGGATATCCGCGACATCGGCGAGGACCAACTGCAGCGGACCTTCGCGACCAATATCTTCGGCATGTTCTATCTGGTTCAGGCTGCGCTGCCGCACCTCAAAAAAGGAGCCGCGATCGTCAATTGCACCAGCGTGACCATGTATCAGGGGTCGAAGGGCCTGCTCGATTACAGCGCCACCAAGGGCGCGATCACCGCCTTCACCCGTTCCTTGAGCGAAAATCTGGTCGAGAAGGGCATTCGCGTGAACGGCGTCGCGCCCGGCCCGATCTGGACCCCGCTCAACCCGCGCGGCGGTGCGCCCGCCGAAAAGGTCGCCACGTTCGGTGAAAGCACGCCGATGAAACGGCCCGGCGAACCCAATGAGGTCGCGCCCTGCTTTCTGTTCCTCGCGTGCGACGACAGCAGCTATATGTCGGGTCAGGTGCTGCATCCCAACGGCGGCACAATCGTTAATGGCTAG
- a CDS encoding DUF3298 and DUF4163 domain-containing protein has translation MMTEKAWRNAIPILAGALLLAGCSEDAPTKAEKVAAASVPGAPPQGAVDEAAKQAPASNVSEDNELIEFAYAYPADAAQIPELAKLLDEDRATKREALVTAAGRDKAAAEKEGFPYRKHSHLQTWKRVTSTPRFLSLSAEIGTYSGGAHGMQSFDTLIWDRNRRERMKPLDLFKSSAAFDAAVREPFCAAIERAKAARGIAIDEAPDGVFAKCPPASAQTVWLGSSDGRYLDRLTIAIAPYEIGPYAEGSWKINVPMTGALVKVVKDEFARDFLPIN, from the coding sequence ATGATGACTGAAAAGGCCTGGCGAAACGCCATCCCGATCCTTGCCGGCGCGCTGTTGCTGGCGGGCTGTTCCGAAGACGCGCCGACCAAGGCGGAGAAAGTGGCCGCGGCGTCGGTGCCCGGCGCGCCGCCGCAGGGCGCCGTCGACGAGGCCGCAAAGCAGGCGCCCGCTTCGAACGTCAGCGAAGACAATGAGCTGATCGAATTCGCCTATGCCTATCCGGCGGACGCCGCGCAAATTCCCGAACTGGCGAAATTGCTCGACGAAGATCGGGCGACGAAACGCGAGGCGCTCGTCACCGCGGCCGGACGCGACAAGGCGGCGGCGGAGAAAGAGGGTTTCCCCTATCGCAAACATAGCCATCTCCAGACCTGGAAGCGCGTCACCAGCACCCCGCGTTTCCTGAGCCTGTCGGCGGAGATCGGAACCTATTCGGGCGGCGCGCACGGCATGCAGAGTTTCGATACGCTGATCTGGGATCGCAACCGGCGCGAGCGGATGAAGCCGCTCGACCTGTTCAAGAGCAGCGCGGCGTTCGACGCGGCGGTCCGCGAACCCTTTTGCGCTGCGATCGAGCGCGCGAAGGCGGCGAGAGGGATCGCGATTGACGAAGCGCCCGATGGCGTCTTCGCCAAATGCCCGCCTGCGTCGGCGCAGACCGTGTGGCTCGGCTCGTCGGACGGGCGTTATCTCGACCGCCTGACGATCGCGATCGCGCCCTATGAGATCGGCCCCTATGCCGAGGGAAGCTGGAAGATCAACGTCCCGATGACCGGCGCGCTCGTCAAGGTCGTGAAAGACGAGTTCGCGCGCGACTTTCTCCCCATCAACTGA
- a CDS encoding leucyl aminopeptidase family protein, producing the protein MTDYSDMIQPDKGQDARPIHLVDKKTYDEWLKGRSARERAHLAAVGFKPDAFVHAILPGDDPEKWAVVTTVADVASLSAWCLAKLGQILPEGRYRLEGQQPGKALFGWMSAQYRFDAYKSKAPAKGPRVLLTTDVGTIAPIVAEMRAVALVRDLVNTPAADMGPAAIEKAAERIAKAHGGKLTVTKGEALEQGYPMIHAVGRAAAKHHAPRLIEIEWGKEDHPRVALVGKGISFDSGGLDIKPAAGMRLMKKDMGGAAHVLALAELVMASGLPVRLHCLVAAAENAISSDAFRPGDVLKSRKGLTVEIGNTDAEGRLVLGDALAKAGEAQPELIVDFATLTGAARVALEQAHAELLSHAGQRHAARVALGPDLPPLFANDDALAEAMIAGGIERDDPLWRMPLWDPYADLLETDIADLGNAGSSPFAGSITAALFLKRFVPEGTAWAHLDTFAWRPSAKPGRPKGGAALGLRAAWAMLQTRYDRRAKG; encoded by the coding sequence ATGACCGACTATTCCGACATGATCCAGCCCGACAAGGGACAGGATGCCCGCCCCATCCATCTCGTCGACAAAAAGACTTATGACGAGTGGCTGAAGGGCCGCAGCGCGCGCGAACGCGCCCATCTGGCGGCGGTCGGCTTCAAGCCCGATGCGTTCGTCCATGCGATCCTGCCGGGCGACGATCCCGAAAAATGGGCGGTCGTCACCACCGTCGCCGATGTCGCGAGCCTGTCGGCCTGGTGCCTCGCCAAGCTGGGCCAGATCCTGCCCGAAGGCCGCTACCGGCTCGAAGGCCAGCAGCCCGGCAAGGCGCTGTTCGGCTGGATGAGCGCGCAATATCGCTTCGACGCCTATAAATCGAAGGCGCCCGCCAAAGGACCGCGCGTCCTGCTGACCACCGACGTCGGCACGATCGCGCCCATCGTTGCCGAAATGCGCGCGGTCGCGCTCGTCCGCGACCTCGTCAACACGCCCGCCGCCGACATGGGGCCCGCCGCGATCGAGAAGGCGGCCGAACGCATCGCCAAGGCGCATGGCGGCAAACTGACCGTCACCAAGGGCGAGGCGCTCGAACAAGGCTATCCGATGATCCACGCGGTCGGCCGCGCCGCGGCGAAGCATCACGCGCCGCGGCTGATCGAGATCGAGTGGGGCAAGGAGGATCATCCGCGCGTCGCGCTCGTCGGCAAGGGGATCAGCTTCGACAGCGGCGGGCTCGACATCAAGCCCGCAGCGGGGATGCGGCTGATGAAGAAGGATATGGGCGGCGCGGCGCATGTGCTCGCGCTCGCCGAACTGGTGATGGCGAGCGGGCTGCCGGTGCGGCTCCACTGCCTCGTCGCAGCGGCCGAAAATGCGATCTCGTCCGACGCCTTCCGTCCCGGCGACGTGCTGAAAAGCCGTAAGGGTTTGACGGTCGAGATCGGCAACACCGATGCCGAAGGACGGCTCGTACTCGGCGATGCGCTGGCGAAGGCGGGCGAGGCCCAGCCCGAGCTCATCGTCGATTTCGCGACGCTGACCGGCGCCGCGCGCGTCGCGCTCGAACAGGCGCACGCCGAGCTGCTGTCGCATGCCGGTCAGCGTCACGCCGCGCGCGTCGCGCTCGGCCCCGACCTGCCGCCGCTCTTCGCCAACGACGACGCGCTTGCCGAAGCGATGATCGCGGGCGGGATCGAGCGCGACGATCCCTTGTGGCGCATGCCATTGTGGGATCCCTATGCCGACCTGCTCGAAACCGACATCGCCGACCTCGGCAATGCGGGCAGTTCGCCCTTCGCAGGGTCGATCACCGCCGCGCTGTTCCTGAAACGCTTCGTGCCCGAAGGCACCGCCTGGGCGCATCTCGACACCTTCGCCTGGCGTCCCTCGGCCAAGCCCGGCCGGCCAAAGGGCGGCGCGGCACTGGGATTGCGCGCGGCGTGGGCGATGCTCCAGACGCGCTACGACCGGCGGGCGAAGGGCTGA